Proteins encoded within one genomic window of Rhododendron vialii isolate Sample 1 chromosome 1a, ASM3025357v1:
- the LOC131321829 gene encoding E3 ubiquitin protein ligase DRIP2, translating to MSNQVVKIRRETIAACMTCPLCNKLFRDATTISECLHTFCRKCIHKKISDEELECCPVCDVDLGSVPLDKLRPDHNLQDVRARIFPFKKRKVEAPEVTPSVTLPVRRKERSLSSLVVSTPRVSSQNAMTGRRSKAVARKTSALRGSRFPIEKPVKKEEDSEEDRAESSSSRETQNRLTQNIRQNSCNAETSSRQEPEKGAENGAEIREGKVDLWRPLNFLVEVANRSKSLKYNTSQGSASKSEPQHTSNNSDGHIRKTKVKEHGTKSKVHEEKDSTDPVSPDSVKPKKLRRIRPKKATTSGELGISPQAVLDAACAKGERRIGPIWFSLVASEDQEGHSPLPQISASYLRIKDGNVPVSFIQKYLKRKLDLTCEDEVEIKCFGQSVVPTLHLNNLVDLWLQSASTSERVPASIGSSAKDFVMVLAYARKVIPS from the exons ATGTCGAATCAGGTGGTGAAAATAAGGAGAGAGACGATTGCGGCATGCATGACATGCCCGCTGTGCAACAAGCTCTTCAGAGACGCCACCACCATATCTGAATGTCTTCATACGT TTTGCAGGAAATGCATACATAAGAAGATCTCGGATGAAGAATTGGAATGCTGTCCAGTATGCGATGTCGATTTAGGCTCTGTGCCATTGGATAAGCTGAG GCCAGACCACAACTTGCAAGATGTAAGAGCCAGGATCTTCcccttcaaaaaaagaaaggtggAAGCACCTGAAGTTACACCTTCTGTTACATTACCAGTGAGAAGAAAGGAGAGATCACTCTCATCATTGGTGGTCAGTACTCCAAGAGTTTCGTCACAGAATGCTATGACGGGAAGGAGGTCAAAAGCTGTTGCAAGGAAGACATCTGCTTTACGAGGTTCCCGTTTTCCCATTGAGAAACCAGTTAAGAAAGAGGAAGATTCTGAGGAAGATCGTGCAGAAAGCTCTAGCTCACGGGAGACTCAAAACAGATTAACTCAGAATATAAGGCAG AATTCTTGTAATGCTGAAACGTCCAGCCGCCAGGAGCCTGAAAAAGGAGCAGAAAATGGTGCTGAAATAAGGGAAGGGAAAGTTGATCTTTGGAGacctttaaattttttggtgGAAGTTGCAAATAGGTCCAAGTCTTTGAAGTATAATACTTCACAAGGGTCTGCTTCTAAATCAGAACCTCAGCATACCTCTAACAACAGTGACGGGCATATCCGCAAAACAAAAGTTAAGGAACATGGAACCAAATCCAAAGTCCATGAAGAAAAGGATAGCACAGATCCTGTCTCTCCCGATTCAGTCAAACCTAAAAAGTTGCGGAGAATTCGTCCTAAGAAAGCAACTACTTCTGGGGAATTAGGCATTTCACCCCAAGCCGTGCTAGATGCTGCTTGTGCTAAAGGGGAAAGAAGAATTGGTCCAATTTGGTTCTCTCTAGTGGCTTCTGAAGACCA GGAAGGCCACTCACCCCTGCCTCAAATATCTGCAAGTTACTTGAGAATAAA GGATGGGAATGTACCTGTTTCTTTTATCCAAAAGTACCTGAAGAGGAAACTAGATCTTACATGTGAAGATGAG GTTGAGATTAAATGTTTTGGCCAATCAGTGGTCCCCACATTGCACCTGAATAATTTAGTCGATCTTTGGCTACAATCGGCTTCAACATCCGAAAGGGTGCCAGCATCAATTGGCTCATCGGCAAAGGATTTCGTGATGGTGTTGGCTTATGCTCGCAAGGTTATACCTTCATAA
- the LOC131321822 gene encoding PRA1 family protein E-like, giving the protein MSASPSEYRSLTPGSLSNAGIFSRTLTTAQSVFTTRRPWPQLIGTLPASFSRPLTLGEATSRIKRNLNYFRVNYALFALLVLFLSLLWHPVSMIVFLVVLVAWISLYFSRDEPFVIFNRSIDDRVVMIVLSVVTIVAVVLTGVWLNVLVSVLIGMAIICVHAAFRVSDDLFLDEEEAAGGLLSVVR; this is encoded by the coding sequence ATGTCGGCGTCGCCGTCCGAATACCGTTCTCTCACGCCGGGGTCACTATCCAACGCCGGAATCTTCTCCAGAACCCTCACCACCGCCCAATCCGTCTTCACCACGCGCCGGCCATGGCCCCAGCTCATCGGCACCCTGCCTGCCTCCTTCTCCCGCCCCCTAACCCTAGGCGAAGCCACCAGTCGCATCAAGCGGAACCTGAACTACTTCCGCGTAAACTACGCCCTGTTCGCGCTGCTGGTTCTCTTCCTCAGCCTGTTGTGGCACCCGGTCTCGATGATCGTGTTCTTGGTCGTGTTGGTCGCGTGGATCTCTCTCTACTTCTCCCGCGACGAGCCGTTTGTGATATTCAATCGGAGCATTGACGATCGTGTGGTGATGATTGTGTTGAGTGTGGTTACGATCGTGGCGGTGGTGTTGACGGGGGTGTGGTTGAATGTGTTGGTTTCTGTTTTGATTGGGATGGCGATTATTTGTGTGCACGCTGCGTTTAGGGTTTCGGATGATTTGTTTCTTGATGAGGAAGAAGCAGCCGGTGGTTTGCTTTCGGTTGTTCGATGA